The Candidatus Bathyarchaeota archaeon genome includes a region encoding these proteins:
- a CDS encoding NTPase, whose protein sequence is MASGYLITGPPGVGKTTVLLKIIQAVKAEGFKVGGMVCREVRVGRARVGFKVEDLATGRQGWLAHRDFKTPVRVGRYGVNLKDLESIGVEALKRALEDPDIHLIALDEIGPMELKSRLFRDTVLAVVEGPKPLVAVVHYRARDGLIDHVKSLRTLKIVRLSIMNRDRLPIEIAGELVKLLKG, encoded by the coding sequence ATGGCTAGCGGATACCTTATAACCGGGCCGCCTGGCGTCGGTAAGACGACCGTTCTGCTTAAGATAATCCAAGCTGTCAAAGCCGAGGGGTTTAAGGTTGGAGGGATGGTTTGCCGGGAAGTTAGAGTCGGGAGAGCGAGGGTCGGGTTTAAGGTCGAGGACCTAGCGACCGGGAGACAGGGCTGGTTGGCACATAGGGACTTTAAAACCCCGGTTAGGGTGGGGAGATACGGGGTCAACCTCAAAGACCTCGAAAGCATAGGCGTCGAGGCTTTAAAACGCGCCCTAGAGGACCCTGATATACACCTCATAGCCTTGGACGAGATAGGGCCTATGGAGCTTAAGAGTAGGCTCTTCCGAGACACGGTTCTGGCGGTCGTCGAAGGGCCGAAGCCTCTTGTCGCGGTTGTACACTATAGAGCTAGAGACGGTTTGATAGACCACGTTAAAAGTCTTAGAACCCTAAAGATTGTGAGGCTATCCATTATGAACAGGGATAGGTTGCCGATAGAGATCGCCGGAGAACTTGTGAAGCTGTTGAAGGGGTGA